The region CGACGGGTTGCGCGCCGTGCTGGCCGATCACCCGACCTCGATCGAGCGCGTGATCGAGACCGGCGAGCGCGGCGAGGGCGGCGACAAGACGCTCGTGATCGACGCCGAGGCCGAGGACCGCGTCTTCCAAGCGCTACAACAACTGCACGACGACGGGGCGCGCTTCACGGTCGTCTCCGAGGAGCGCGGGACTGTCGACTTCGGCGGGGGCGACATCCTGGTGGTCGTCGACCCGATCGACGGCTCGCTGAACGCCAAGCGCGGCCTGCCGCACCACGCGCTGTCGATCGCGGTCGCGGTCGGGCAGACCATGGAGGACGTCCTCTTCGGCTACGTCTACGACCTCGGCCCGGGCGAGGAGTGGCGCGCGACGCTCGGCGGCGGCGCCTTCATCAACGACAGGAAGATCACCGACCCTCCGCCGGAGCGGCGCACGCCCGACGGGCGCCTGGAGCTGATCGCCGTCGAGTCCGCCGACCCGCGCTGGCTCGCGCTCGCCTCCGACGACCTCGTCGCCGCCACGCGCCGGATCCGCGCGATGGGGTCGATCGCGGTGTCGATGTGCCAGGTCGCGGCGACGCGCGTGGACGCCATGGCCTCGCTGGCCCGCACGCGCGCGGTCGACGCGGCCGCCGCGCAGCTGATCGTCCGCGAGTCCGGCGGCGAGGTCGCGTTCCTGGGCGCCCCCGGCGGGCCGCTCGGCGCGCCGCTGGACCTCGAGCCGCACCACCCGGTCGTCGCCGCCCGGACGCCGGAGTCGCTGCAGGCGCTGATGGCGCTGCCCGCGGTGTCCTAGCGTCTAGGCGTATGCACGTCGACTGGGAGCTCGCCGCTCGGATCGCCCGCAGCACGGCCGGGGACGACAGCGCGGGGCCGAGCACCGCGCCGCCGCGGCTGGCGGAGATCGCGACCGCCGCGCGCGACCAGGTCGTCACGGCGACCGGGCTGGAGCCGCGCGGCGAGCTGCCGCCGGCCGAGTGGGTCGACCGCGGTGCCTGGATCGACGCCAACTTGGCGACGATGCGCAAGACGATCGGGCCCGCGCTGGAGGGCGCCGACGGCGCCGAGCCGCCCGCGCCCGGGAGCTTCACGGGGCGGATCCAGCAGGCCGGCGGCGCGGTCGTGGCCGCCGAGATCGGCGGGCTGCTCGGCCTCTTCGCGCGCCGCGTCCTGGGCCAGTACGAGCTCGACCTCACCGATCCGGACGCCCCGCCGCGGCTGCTGCTGGTCGGCCCGAACCTCGACCGCGCGGCGCGCGAGCTGGACGCCGAGCGCGACAACCTGGTCACCTGGGTGACGCTGCACGAGGTCACGCATGCGGTGCAGTTCGGCGCGGTCGACTGGCTACGACCGACGCTCGGCGGCGCGCTGCAGGAGCTGCTGGGCGCGCTCGACACCAGGCTCGACCCGCGCACGCTGCTGAAGACCAACATGGATGACTTGAAGGCGCTGGCCGACTCGGTCCGCGAGGGCGGCCTCGTCGGTGCCGTGATCGGCGCGGAGCGCAAGGCGATCCTGGACCGCGTCCAGGGGACGATGGGGTTGGTTGAGGGCCACGCCGAGTGGGCGATGGACCGCGCGGGGGAGGACGTCGTACGCGACGTCGACGCGCTCCGCGACGCCATGGACCGCCGCCGCGACGACCGCGCCCCACTCTGGCGCATCCTCGACCGCCTCCTCGGCTTCGACCTCAAGCTCAAGCAGTACGCCCAAGGCCGCCAGTTCTGCGACGCGATCGTCGCCGCCCGCGGCGAAGCCGGCCTCCGCGACGCCTGGTCCTCCGCCGACCTGGCCCCGACCTCCGCCGAGCTGGCCGCGCCGTCGTCCTGGCTCCTCCGCACCGAGCCGCCCGCCGCGGCGGCCTAGTCGCGCCCTGGGGGCCACTCGGCGGCCCCGCTGCGCGCCGCCGCCGCTCCTCCCGAGCGGCGACGCACGCATGTTCGAAATGTAACCGTGGCGACGGACGGGTTTACAAACGTGTGTTCGCTGGTATTCTCCATGGCGAACACCGACTTAGATCTAACTTCCTTAGAACGAGGAGCCCACATGCCCGCCCCGCGCAACACCGCCGCCACCACTCGCAAGACCAACGCCACCAGGCGCTCGACCGCTGCCAAGAAGGCCGCTGCCACCCGCGCGTCCAACCAGGCTGCTGAGACGCGCAAGCGCACCGCCGCCGCCAAGAAGGCCGCCGCCACGCGCGCCGAGAACGCCAAGACGCCGCTCGACCGCGCGCAGGACGTCGCCGGCCGCGTCGCCTACGTGCAGGTCGGCGCCGCGCTCGTCGCCCGTGACGCGATCACCGAGGCCGTCGACACCGTCCGCTCCACGCTGGCCTCGCGCGACGCCGTCGAGAAGGAGCTGCAGGTCCGCCGCCAGCGCTTCGAGGCCGAGCTCAAGCGCTTCGAGCGCCGTGGCTCGACCGAGGTCAAGCGCTTCGAGCGCGAGGCCAAGAGGACCCGCACCGACGTGACGAAGAACGTCAAGTCGCTGCGCACCGACGTCACCAAGCAGGTCAAGCCGATCACGTCGCAGGCCGACCTCGTCGCCGCCCGCGCGCAGAACCTGCTCCAGACGGGCCTGACCGCCGGCACCAAGGCCGCCGCCACGGTCCAGGAGCGCGTCGTCTCCACCATCGCCTAAGGGCTCTCCGAGGACATATCTCCTCCCCGGCGCGGGCCGTCCCTCACGGGGCGGCCCGTCGTCATTCCGGGCCCGGGCCCTGCCAGACGAACATCCCCGCCTCGCGCCACCCGCTGAGCCCCAGCTCCGCGACCGCCTCCGCCACGCCCGGGAAGTCCGGGTGGCCGTGGTCGTCGAAGACGACCAGCGCGCCCGGCGCCAGGCGCGGGCGCCACGCGTGCCACTCCTGAAGCGTCGCGTCGCGCGTATGGCTGGAGTCGACGAACAGCAGGTCGACCGGCCCCTCCGCGACGCCGTCCGCCGCCGCGTCCGCACCATCGACCGCCAGCAGCGTCAGCCGCGCGCGGTCGGGCGCGCGCAGCAGGTCCAGGTAGCGCTCGCGGTTGGGCTGGACGACCGGATCGCAGGACACGACCCGCCGCTCCGGGTCGGCGAGCACCAGCGCCGCCGCGGTCCAGCCGGTCGCCGTCCCGAGCTCCACGACGCGCCGCCGGCCGCGCGCCAGGCCCAGCAGCACCGCGACCTGCCGGGGCGACGACGCGCTGCGCAGCGTGAAGCCGTCGTCGCGCGCAAGCGCCTGGCGCAGCGCGCGGGCATGGAACCAGACGACGGCCGGCGGCAGCGCCGGAGCGGCTGCGGCCAGGCGCTGCAGCAGCCGCAGCCGGGTGCGTGTGGTGATCGCGGTGGCATCGGTCCCGCTCGGCATGTCGGCCCAGACGGGCGGCCGCCCGGAAGGTTGCGCACTCCCGCGTGCTCGCCGACATCTGAGTGCCCGCGCAACTTTGCGACAATGTCACGCATGGCCTCACCCTCCCGCGACGAGATCCTCCAGGCGCTCACGGTCGTCATCGACCCCGAGCTGCGCGAGAACATCGTCGAGCTCGGCATGGTTCGCTCGATCGACATCGCCGACGACGGCTCCGTCGCCGTCACCGTGTCGCTGACGACCGCCGGCTGCCCGATCCGCAACCACTTCCAGACCGCGGTCGCCAAGGCCGTGCAGGAGCTGGGCGTCCCGAAGGTCAGCGTGGCCTTCGACGTCCTGAGCGACTCCGAGAGGGCCAACCTCCAGAAGAAGCTCGGCCGTGGCGGCTCGCTGCCGACCGGCGCGCTCGCGCAGGTCGCCAACGTGATCTGCATCGGCTCGGGCAAGGGCGGCGTCGGCAAGTCGACGCTGACCTCCAACCTCGCCGCGGCCCTGGCCGCCGACGGCAAGAAGGTCGGGATCCTCGACGCCGACGTCTGGGGCTACTCGATCCCGCGCATGTTCGGCCTCGGCGGCGACCGGCCGCCGGTCTCGCCCGAGCGCAGGATCCTGCCGCTCGAGGCCCACGGCGTGAAGATCATGTCGATCGGCTTCTTCGTCCAGGAGGACAGCGCGGTCGTCTGGCGCGGCCCGATGCTGCACAAGGCGCTCACGCAGTTCCTGGAGGACGTCGACTGGGGCGAGCTCGACTTCCTGCTCGTCGACCTGCCGCCGGGCACCGGCGACGTCTCGATGACGCTCGCGCAGCTGCTGCCCGACGCCAAGTTCCTGCTCGTCACCACGCCGCAGCCGACCGCGCAGAAGGTCGCGCGCCGTGCCGCCGAGATGGCGCACAAGGTGTCGCTGGACATCGCGGGCGTCGTCGAGAACATGTCCGGCTTCACGACGCCGGACGGCCAGCGCTTCCAGCTCTTCGGCGAGGGCGGCGGCCAGGAGCTGGCCGACGAGCTCGACGTCCCGCTGCTCGGCAAGGTCCCGCTGACGATGCCGCTGCGCGAGCAGGCCGACGCCGGCGCGCCGCTGGTCGGGACCGACCCGGACGACGCCGCCGCGCAGGCGATCCGCCAGGCCGCCCGCGGCCTGATCGCGCTGATGCCGGTCGAGCTGCCGATGATGGCCGCCGCGCCGATCCCGGCCGACGCGCCGGTGCTCGACGTGATCCCGCCGGCCAAGAAGACCAGCGGGATCAGCCTGCCCATGGCCGGCTAGGCCGCGGGCACCTCCCGCAGCCTCCCGGTCTCGACCTCGTAGACGAACCCGCGCACGGACTCCGTGCGCGGGACGAACGGGCTCGCGCGGATCCGCGCGATCGACTGCTGGACGTCCTCGTCGAGATCCGGGAACGCCTCGGCCGCCCACTCGGGCTTGATGCCGGTGTCGTCCTGGATCGAGCGGCGGAAGTCGTCGTCCTTGAACGTGAGCATGCCGCAGTCGGTGTGGTGGATCAGGATGATCTCCTCGGTCCCCAGCAGCCGCTGCGAGATCGCCAGCGAGCGGATCTCGTCGTCGGTGATCACGCCGCCCGCGTTGCGGATGACGTGCGCGTCGCCCTCGCTCAGGCCGAGCAGCGCCTGCGGATCGAGCCGCGCGTCCATGCACGCGACGATCGCGACCTTCTTGGCGGGCGGCAACGGCAGGCCGCCCTTGTCGAAGCGCGCCGCGTAGTCCTCCGCGTTGCGCAGCAGCTCATCGGTGACCGACATGTGGCCTTGCCTCCTCGTTGACGGTGAGGAGGCAAAGCCTACAAAGTCGGTGGAGAAAGCTCTACGGCTTCCTGAAGTAGTCCGCGTTGATCTGGACGAACTTGTTCCACTCGTCCGGGACCTGGTCCTCGGCGAAGCAGGCGTCGACCGGGCAGGCCTCGACGCAGGCGTCGCAGTCGATGCACTCCTCCGGGTCGATGTAGAGCATCTCGACCGAGTCGTAGTCGGGCTCGTCCGGGGTCGGGTGGATGCAGTCGACCGGGCAGACCTCGACGCAGGAGTTGTCCTTGGTGCCGATGCAGGGCTCGGTGATCACGTACGCCATGAAGTTCCTCGTGCGTTTCGAACGGGGGTTGGACGCGGCATTCTGCCAAACGCTCCGCCGAGGTGTTCCCGCGGTCCGTTGGAGCTTCGCTGCGCCAGGAGGGACAGAAGCCATGCACTTCTCCCATCGCGCGCTCATCCCTCCAAACCACCACCACAATGGGCGGTGGCTGAGGGTGACGCACGACATACCGCACATGGCGACGCCACCCATCTCATCGACACATGCTCCCGCCCGGACGACCCGGCGGCGACGCCTCGCGCGCTGGCTCACCGCCCGCGCCGCGTGGCTGATCGCCGACATCGTCGCGATCCTCACCTGCCTGGCGCTCTTCGCCCACGTGCTCCCATAGTCTGCGAGGCAGCTCATGCTGCTGCTCACCGGCGCCACCGGCCTTGTCGGCTCCCGGCTCCTGCGCCGCCTCACCGCTGCGCGCAAGCCCGTCCGCTGCCTGGTCCGCGATCCGCGGCGCCTGGGCGAGGACCGTGTGCGCGTGCAGATCGCGCTCGGCGACCTCGCCGACCCGCCGTCGTTCCGCAACGCGCTGCGCGGCGTGACGACCGTCGTGCACCTCGCGGCCGCGATCCGCGACCAGCCGCGCGGGTCGATCGAGGAGCTCAACGGGATCGCGACGTGGCGGATGGTCCAGGCCGCCGAGGCCGCGGGCGTCAGGCGCTTCATCTTCTTCTCTGCGCTCGGCG is a window of Conexibacter woesei Iso977N DNA encoding:
- a CDS encoding inositol monophosphatase family protein — its product is MSTHPALEHDWLGACRAAADGLRAVLADHPTSIERVIETGERGEGGDKTLVIDAEAEDRVFQALQQLHDDGARFTVVSEERGTVDFGGGDILVVVDPIDGSLNAKRGLPHHALSIAVAVGQTMEDVLFGYVYDLGPGEEWRATLGGGAFINDRKITDPPPERRTPDGRLELIAVESADPRWLALASDDLVAATRRIRAMGSIAVSMCQVAATRVDAMASLARTRAVDAAAAQLIVRESGGEVAFLGAPGGPLGAPLDLEPHHPVVAARTPESLQALMALPAVS
- a CDS encoding zinc-dependent metalloprotease, with the translated sequence MHVDWELAARIARSTAGDDSAGPSTAPPRLAEIATAARDQVVTATGLEPRGELPPAEWVDRGAWIDANLATMRKTIGPALEGADGAEPPAPGSFTGRIQQAGGAVVAAEIGGLLGLFARRVLGQYELDLTDPDAPPRLLLVGPNLDRAARELDAERDNLVTWVTLHEVTHAVQFGAVDWLRPTLGGALQELLGALDTRLDPRTLLKTNMDDLKALADSVREGGLVGAVIGAERKAILDRVQGTMGLVEGHAEWAMDRAGEDVVRDVDALRDAMDRRRDDRAPLWRILDRLLGFDLKLKQYAQGRQFCDAIVAARGEAGLRDAWSSADLAPTSAELAAPSSWLLRTEPPAAAA
- a CDS encoding class I SAM-dependent methyltransferase, producing MPSGTDATAITTRTRLRLLQRLAAAAPALPPAVVWFHARALRQALARDDGFTLRSASSPRQVAVLLGLARGRRRVVELGTATGWTAAALVLADPERRVVSCDPVVQPNRERYLDLLRAPDRARLTLLAVDGADAAADGVAEGPVDLLFVDSSHTRDATLQEWHAWRPRLAPGALVVFDDHGHPDFPGVAEAVAELGLSGWREAGMFVWQGPGPE
- a CDS encoding Mrp/NBP35 family ATP-binding protein; protein product: MASPSRDEILQALTVVIDPELRENIVELGMVRSIDIADDGSVAVTVSLTTAGCPIRNHFQTAVAKAVQELGVPKVSVAFDVLSDSERANLQKKLGRGGSLPTGALAQVANVICIGSGKGGVGKSTLTSNLAAALAADGKKVGILDADVWGYSIPRMFGLGGDRPPVSPERRILPLEAHGVKIMSIGFFVQEDSAVVWRGPMLHKALTQFLEDVDWGELDFLLVDLPPGTGDVSMTLAQLLPDAKFLLVTTPQPTAQKVARRAAEMAHKVSLDIAGVVENMSGFTTPDGQRFQLFGEGGGQELADELDVPLLGKVPLTMPLREQADAGAPLVGTDPDDAAAQAIRQAARGLIALMPVELPMMAAAPIPADAPVLDVIPPAKKTSGISLPMAG
- a CDS encoding beta-class carbonic anhydrase, whose protein sequence is MSVTDELLRNAEDYAARFDKGGLPLPPAKKVAIVACMDARLDPQALLGLSEGDAHVIRNAGGVITDDEIRSLAISQRLLGTEEIILIHHTDCGMLTFKDDDFRRSIQDDTGIKPEWAAEAFPDLDEDVQQSIARIRASPFVPRTESVRGFVYEVETGRLREVPAA
- a CDS encoding 4Fe-4S dicluster domain-containing protein, whose amino-acid sequence is MAYVITEPCIGTKDNSCVEVCPVDCIHPTPDEPDYDSVEMLYIDPEECIDCDACVEACPVDACFAEDQVPDEWNKFVQINADYFRKP